The proteins below come from a single Eubacterium limosum genomic window:
- a CDS encoding glycerol dehydrogenase, whose protein sequence is MAQILISPSKYVQGSGELYRLGEYVSALGKKALCLITDSGLKRNQAVLDKSFEGSGVSVDYEAFNRECCKKEIDRIGAVCKEKGIDVVIGVGGGKTFDTIKAVGYYHDLPVVIVPTIASTDAPCSALSVIYTEDGVFESYLFLKQNPNLVLVDTDIIAKSPSRLVVAGMGDALATYFEARACEASNASTCAAGTTTMAAQNLAELCYDTLIEEGFMAKLAADNNCCTKSLEKIIEANTLLSGIGFESGGLAGAHAIHNGFTVLPECHHMYHGEKVAFGTLVQLVLEDAPVEEMEEVLEFCLSVGLPVTLKELGVEEVTEEKIRAVAEASTVPDESIHNMPFEVTADSVYAAIMVADSLGKEYLG, encoded by the coding sequence ATGGCTCAGATTTTAATTTCACCAAGCAAATATGTTCAGGGGTCCGGTGAATTGTACCGTTTAGGAGAGTATGTTTCTGCATTGGGGAAAAAGGCACTCTGCCTGATTACAGACAGCGGCCTGAAACGAAATCAGGCTGTGCTCGACAAAAGCTTTGAGGGAAGCGGCGTATCCGTTGATTATGAAGCTTTTAACCGGGAATGCTGTAAGAAAGAAATCGACCGGATCGGCGCGGTCTGTAAGGAAAAAGGGATTGATGTTGTGATTGGTGTAGGGGGCGGAAAGACCTTTGATACCATCAAGGCCGTAGGCTATTATCACGACCTGCCGGTTGTGATTGTCCCGACCATTGCCTCCACCGATGCGCCGTGCAGCGCCCTGTCGGTTATTTACACCGAAGACGGCGTGTTTGAAAGCTATTTGTTCTTAAAACAAAACCCAAATCTTGTTCTGGTTGATACCGACATTATCGCGAAATCACCGTCGCGTCTGGTTGTTGCCGGAATGGGCGACGCACTGGCGACCTATTTTGAAGCGCGCGCCTGCGAAGCCAGCAACGCTTCTACCTGTGCGGCTGGCACCACGACAATGGCGGCACAGAATCTGGCAGAGCTTTGCTATGACACGCTGATTGAAGAGGGCTTTATGGCCAAACTGGCAGCCGATAATAACTGCTGTACCAAGTCGCTTGAAAAAATTATCGAAGCAAACACACTGCTCAGCGGTATCGGGTTTGAAAGCGGCGGCCTGGCAGGCGCCCACGCGATCCACAACGGCTTTACCGTATTGCCGGAATGCCACCATATGTATCATGGCGAAAAAGTAGCCTTTGGCACACTGGTTCAGCTTGTTCTGGAAGACGCGCCAGTAGAAGAAATGGAGGAAGTATTGGAATTCTGCCTGTCGGTAGGACTGCCGGTAACGCTCAAGGAACTCGGCGTTGAAGAAGTCACAGAAGAAAAGATCCGTGCAGTGGCTGAAGCTTCTACTGTCCCGGACGAATCCATTCACAATATGCCATTTGAAGTAACCGCTGATTCTGTTTACGCGGCGATTATGGTAGCGGACAGCCTCGGTAAGGAATACTTGGGATAA